Proteins from a single region of Streptomyces sp. HUAS 15-9:
- a CDS encoding HD-GYP domain-containing protein yields the protein MTPLRLISGAAVVLALGSLAVTLWTGIGDRTVALSFCLLIAVGELSLPQALGSGRAEGTAVTGARVREAAPVGAAGALSYALLGEVAGRPAQHGAAQVVTVVLAASLLGSVPHIWQGRSPTPDHLARRVLTVGFAAVCFQPLYNQGVFGSWGGPAYALLVLALLVLTALCDAVLAAAQAHARTRWPFGPLLRDELRGLLGIGSAVCATGAVMALGVAVAGLWALPVFCLPLLLTQLSLRRYAAVRATYRQTIASLARATEVAGYTPAGHARRVAALSGAVGRDLGLSGTELTVLEYAALMHDIGQLSLVDPVPAGATAGLPQEEQRRIALLGGAVVRQTGVDAAVAVVVERQADPYWEQPVAARIVRAVNAYEEMAREAGPGGPLKALEELRLGTAGDYAPEVVESLARVLWNQGCGATGVPPGVELRGSLGQGGGG from the coding sequence ATGACGCCGCTCCGCCTGATATCCGGCGCCGCCGTCGTCCTCGCCCTCGGCTCCCTGGCCGTCACCCTGTGGACCGGCATCGGCGACCGGACGGTCGCCCTCTCCTTCTGTCTTCTCATAGCCGTCGGCGAGCTCTCCCTCCCCCAGGCTCTCGGCTCCGGCCGGGCGGAGGGGACCGCGGTGACCGGTGCGCGCGTGCGGGAGGCCGCGCCCGTCGGTGCCGCCGGAGCGCTGTCCTACGCCCTGCTCGGCGAGGTCGCCGGTCGTCCCGCCCAGCACGGTGCCGCGCAGGTCGTCACCGTCGTCCTGGCAGCCTCCCTGCTCGGCAGCGTGCCGCACATCTGGCAAGGTCGCAGTCCCACCCCCGACCATCTGGCCCGCCGCGTCCTGACCGTTGGCTTCGCCGCCGTCTGCTTCCAACCCCTTTACAACCAGGGCGTGTTCGGCTCCTGGGGCGGACCGGCCTACGCCCTGCTGGTGCTCGCCCTCCTTGTGCTCACCGCCCTGTGCGACGCGGTCCTGGCGGCCGCGCAGGCGCACGCCCGCACCCGGTGGCCGTTCGGCCCGCTGCTGAGGGACGAGCTGCGGGGGCTGCTCGGGATCGGGTCCGCCGTGTGCGCCACGGGCGCGGTGATGGCGCTGGGGGTCGCCGTCGCGGGACTGTGGGCGCTGCCGGTGTTCTGTCTGCCGCTGCTGCTCACCCAGCTCTCCCTGCGCAGGTACGCGGCCGTTCGGGCCACCTACCGGCAGACCATCGCCTCACTCGCGCGGGCCACCGAGGTCGCCGGGTACACCCCGGCCGGGCACGCCCGTCGGGTTGCCGCGCTGAGCGGGGCCGTGGGCCGGGACCTGGGGCTGTCCGGGACCGAACTGACCGTGCTGGAGTACGCGGCCCTGATGCATGACATCGGTCAGCTCAGCCTGGTCGACCCGGTGCCGGCCGGTGCCACCGCCGGGCTGCCCCAGGAGGAGCAGCGGCGCATAGCGCTCCTCGGCGGGGCCGTCGTACGGCAGACCGGGGTGGACGCGGCGGTCGCCGTGGTCGTGGAGCGGCAGGCCGACCCGTACTGGGAGCAGCCGGTGGCCGCGCGGATCGTACGGGCCGTGAACGCATACGAGGAGATGGCCAGGGAAGCAGGACCCGGTGGGCCGCTCAAGGCACTGGAGGAGCTGCGGCTGGGCACCGCCGGGGACTACGCGCCCGAGGTCGTGGAGTCGCTCGCCCGGGTGCTCTGGAATCAAGGGTGTGGCGCGACGGGGGTTCCCCCGGGCGTTGAGCTCCGGGGGAGCCTCGGGCAGGGTGGTGGCGGGTGA
- the def gene encoding peptide deformylase, producing MAQQDTDQQHAGVLPVDDEGFVIDTEDAEERENAWRERGTSRPITVVGNPVLHKECKDVTEFGEELEQLVADMFTSQRTAEGVGLAANQIGVDLKVFVYDCQDDEGVRHVGVVCNPKLVDLPADKRRLDDSNEGCLSVPTAYAPLARPDYAEVTGQDEKGNPVKVRGTGYFARCLQHETDHLYGYLYIDRLSKRERKDALRQMAENEPRYPVVTND from the coding sequence ATGGCGCAGCAGGACACCGATCAGCAGCACGCGGGCGTGCTCCCCGTGGACGACGAGGGCTTCGTCATCGACACCGAGGACGCGGAGGAGCGCGAGAACGCCTGGCGTGAGCGTGGCACCTCGCGGCCGATCACGGTCGTCGGGAACCCGGTGCTGCACAAGGAGTGCAAGGACGTCACCGAGTTCGGCGAGGAGCTCGAGCAGCTGGTCGCGGACATGTTCACCAGCCAGCGCACCGCCGAGGGCGTGGGCCTGGCCGCCAACCAGATCGGCGTCGATCTGAAGGTCTTCGTCTACGACTGCCAGGACGACGAGGGTGTCCGGCACGTCGGTGTGGTGTGCAACCCGAAGCTGGTCGACCTGCCCGCCGACAAGCGCCGCCTGGACGACAGCAACGAGGGCTGCCTGTCCGTGCCGACCGCCTACGCGCCGCTCGCCCGCCCGGACTACGCCGAGGTGACCGGGCAGGACGAGAAGGGCAACCCGGTCAAGGTCCGTGGCACCGGCTACTTCGCACGGTGTTTGCAGCACGAGACCGACCACCTGTACGGCTACCTGTACATCGACCGCCTGTCGAAGCGCGAGCGCAAGGACGCGCTGCGGCAGATGGCCGAGAACGAGCCGCGCTACCCCGTGGTCACCAACGACTGA
- the cyc1 gene encoding epi-isozizaene synthase encodes MHAFPHSTTWMPTAVLVPPALALPLIESAFPRQRHPYWPRLQEKTRFWLLEKRLMPADKVKEYADGLCYTDLMAGYYMGAPDDVMQAIADYSAWFFVWDDRHDRDIVHGRTEDWRRLRFRLHAAVDSPGHHESHPDPVVAGLADSVRRLYSFLPRTWNTRFARHFHAVIEAYDREFRNRVRGYVPGVEEYLALRRLTFAHWIWTDLLEPSAGCELPDAVRKHPAYRRPALLSQEFAAWYNDLCSLPKEIAGNEVHNLGISLITHEGLTLEEAVVKLRRRVENCAEQFLEAEMVALRFADRLDDGTVPGKELGVAVRSCLSNMRNWFSSVYWFHHESGRYMVDSWDDRSTPPYVNNEAAGEK; translated from the coding sequence GTGCATGCTTTCCCACACAGCACCACATGGATGCCGACGGCGGTCCTGGTCCCGCCGGCGCTGGCTCTGCCGTTGATCGAGTCGGCGTTTCCCCGGCAACGCCATCCGTATTGGCCGCGACTACAGGAGAAGACCCGCTTCTGGCTCCTGGAAAAGCGGCTCATGCCGGCGGACAAGGTGAAGGAATATGCCGACGGCCTGTGCTACACCGACCTCATGGCGGGCTACTACATGGGTGCCCCCGACGACGTCATGCAGGCCATCGCCGACTACAGCGCGTGGTTCTTCGTCTGGGACGACCGCCACGACCGCGACATCGTCCACGGCCGCACCGAGGACTGGCGGCGGCTCAGGTTCCGCCTCCACGCGGCCGTCGACTCACCCGGGCACCACGAGTCCCATCCCGACCCTGTGGTGGCGGGACTGGCGGACAGCGTGCGGCGGTTGTACTCGTTCCTGCCCCGGACCTGGAACACCCGGTTCGCCCGGCACTTCCACGCGGTGATCGAGGCGTACGACCGGGAGTTCCGCAACCGCGTCAGGGGATACGTTCCCGGGGTGGAGGAGTACCTCGCCCTGCGGCGCCTGACCTTCGCACACTGGATATGGACGGACCTGCTGGAGCCCAGCGCCGGATGCGAACTCCCGGACGCCGTGCGGAAACACCCGGCATACCGCCGTCCGGCACTGCTGAGCCAGGAATTCGCCGCCTGGTACAACGACCTCTGCTCACTCCCGAAGGAAATCGCGGGAAACGAGGTGCACAATCTCGGAATCAGTCTCATCACCCATGAGGGGCTGACTCTGGAAGAGGCAGTCGTGAAACTCAGGCGGCGCGTGGAGAATTGCGCGGAGCAGTTCCTCGAAGCGGAAATGGTCGCCCTGCGGTTCGCCGACCGGCTCGACGACGGCACCGTACCGGGAAAGGAACTCGGTGTCGCCGTACGGTCCTGCCTCAGCAATATGCGGAACTGGTTCAGTTCCGTCTACTGGTTTCACCACGAGTCCGGCCGGTACATGGTCGACAGCTGGGACGACCGGTCCACGCCCCCGTACGTCAACAACGAAGCGGCAGGTGAGAAATGA
- a CDS encoding bifunctional albaflavenone monooxygenase/terpene synthase → MTVESVKPAAPEVPESIEPPLAGGGVPVLGHGWQLVRDPLAFMAGLREHGDVVRLRLGPKTVYAVTAPALTGAMALSPDYKIDGPLWESLEGLLGKEGVATANGPRHRRQRRTIQPAFRLDAIPAYGSIMEEEAHGLTERWRPGETVDCTSESFRVAVRIAARCLLRGECMDERAERLCVALATVFRGMYRRMVVPLGPLYRLPLPPNRKFNRALADLHLLVDEIVAERRASGQKPDDLLTALLAAKDENEEPIGEQEIHDQVVAILTPGSETVASTIMWLLQVLAEHPEHAEKVRTEVESVTGGRPVGFEDVRKLTHTNNVVVEAMRLRPAVWILTRRAVTDTALGGYRIPAGADIVYSPYAIQRDDRSYAHNLDFDPDRWLPERAKDVPKYAMSPFSVGNRKCPSDHFSMAQLTLITAALSAKYRFEQVGGSNDATRVGITLRPHRLLLKPVPW, encoded by the coding sequence ATGACCGTCGAGTCGGTGAAACCCGCGGCACCCGAGGTGCCCGAGTCGATTGAGCCGCCCCTCGCGGGGGGAGGTGTCCCGGTCCTCGGCCACGGCTGGCAGCTGGTCCGCGACCCGCTGGCCTTCATGGCCGGGCTGCGCGAGCACGGCGACGTCGTACGGCTGAGGCTCGGCCCGAAGACGGTGTACGCCGTCACCGCCCCCGCGCTCACCGGCGCGATGGCGCTGAGCCCCGACTACAAGATCGACGGGCCGCTGTGGGAGTCCCTCGAAGGCCTGCTCGGCAAGGAGGGCGTGGCCACCGCGAACGGCCCCCGGCACCGGCGCCAACGACGCACCATCCAGCCCGCGTTCAGGCTCGACGCCATACCCGCGTACGGGTCGATCATGGAGGAGGAGGCGCACGGGCTGACCGAGCGCTGGCGGCCCGGCGAGACCGTCGACTGCACCTCGGAGTCCTTCCGGGTCGCCGTGCGGATCGCGGCCCGCTGTCTGCTGCGCGGCGAGTGCATGGACGAGCGCGCCGAGCGGCTGTGCGTCGCGCTCGCGACCGTCTTCCGCGGTATGTACCGCCGGATGGTCGTCCCGCTCGGACCGCTCTACCGGCTGCCGCTGCCGCCCAACCGGAAATTCAACCGGGCCCTGGCCGATTTACATCTGCTCGTCGACGAGATCGTCGCCGAGCGCCGGGCATCCGGTCAAAAGCCGGACGATTTGCTGACGGCATTGCTGGCGGCGAAGGACGAGAATGAGGAGCCCATCGGGGAACAGGAGATCCACGACCAGGTCGTCGCGATACTCACCCCCGGAAGCGAAACGGTCGCCTCCACGATCATGTGGCTGCTCCAGGTGCTCGCCGAACATCCGGAACACGCCGAGAAGGTACGTACCGAGGTCGAATCCGTGACCGGCGGCCGACCCGTCGGATTCGAGGACGTACGGAAGCTCACGCACACCAACAATGTCGTTGTCGAGGCGATGCGTTTGCGTCCCGCCGTATGGATACTGACGCGGCGCGCGGTGACCGACACCGCGCTCGGCGGCTATCGCATTCCGGCCGGGGCGGACATCGTCTACAGCCCGTACGCCATCCAGCGCGACGACCGGTCCTACGCGCACAACCTCGACTTCGACCCCGACCGCTGGTTGCCGGAACGCGCCAAGGACGTACCGAAATACGCCATGAGCCCGTTCAGCGTGGGCAATCGCAAGTGCCCCAGCGACCACTTCTCCATGGCCCAGCTCACCCTGATCACGGCGGCATTGTCGGCGAAGTACCGCTTCGAACAGGTCGGCGGGTCGAACGACGCGACCCGCGTGGGCATCACGCTCCGTCCGCACCGGCTGCTGCTGAAGCCCGTGCCATGGTGA
- a CDS encoding helix-turn-helix domain-containing protein, with amino-acid sequence MLRNVATVLLDGVHPFELGVVCEVFGLDRSDEGLPAYDFAVVSAEGPALGTHVDGLTVSTPYGLDRLEEADLIAVPASDTNVGRDYPPELLAALCRAVDRGARVLSVCSGVFVLGAAGLLDGRRCAAHWRHADALARRFPRTRVEPDVLYVDEDPVITSAGTAAGIDACLHIVRKEQGPEVANKIARRMVVPPHRDGGQAQFIERPLPRDSCDTVGEVLVWMERHLDEEVTVEQLAARALMAPRTFARRFQQETGTTPYRWILRQRVLLAQELLEGTDETVDAVAARTGFGTAAALRHQFVRALGTTPNAYRRAFRGPRAA; translated from the coding sequence ATGCTGAGGAACGTGGCCACCGTCCTGCTCGACGGTGTGCATCCCTTTGAACTCGGAGTCGTCTGCGAGGTGTTCGGCCTCGACCGCAGCGACGAGGGGCTGCCGGCGTACGACTTCGCCGTGGTCTCGGCCGAGGGTCCGGCGCTGGGCACCCATGTCGACGGGCTCACCGTCTCCACGCCGTACGGCCTCGACCGGCTGGAGGAGGCCGATCTGATCGCCGTACCGGCCTCGGACACGAACGTCGGGCGGGACTATCCGCCCGAGTTGCTCGCCGCCCTGTGTCGAGCCGTGGACCGGGGCGCCCGGGTGCTCAGCGTCTGCTCCGGCGTCTTCGTGCTGGGCGCCGCCGGACTGCTCGACGGGCGGCGCTGCGCCGCGCACTGGCGGCACGCGGACGCGCTCGCCCGGCGCTTCCCGCGCACCCGCGTCGAACCGGACGTCCTGTACGTCGACGAGGACCCGGTGATCACCTCCGCCGGCACCGCGGCCGGGATCGACGCCTGTCTGCACATCGTGCGCAAGGAACAGGGGCCCGAGGTCGCCAACAAGATCGCCCGGCGGATGGTGGTGCCGCCGCACCGGGACGGCGGACAGGCGCAGTTCATCGAACGTCCGCTGCCCCGGGACTCGTGCGACACGGTCGGCGAGGTACTGGTGTGGATGGAGCGGCACCTCGACGAGGAGGTGACCGTCGAGCAGTTGGCCGCCCGCGCACTCATGGCACCGCGCACCTTCGCGCGCCGCTTCCAGCAGGAGACGGGCACCACGCCCTACCGCTGGATCCTGCGTCAACGCGTGCTGCTGGCACAGGAGTTGCTGGAGGGCACGGACGAGACGGTGGACGCCGTCGCCGCGCGCACCGGGTTCGGCACCGCGGCCGCGCTGCGCCACCAGTTCGTACGGGCCCTGGGGACCACTCCCAACGCCTACCGGCGCGCGTTCCGGGGCCCGCGGGCCGCCTGA
- a CDS encoding ribonucleotide-diphosphate reductase subunit beta — MTTEAKNLLDPGFELTLRPMRYPDFYERYRDAIKNTWTVEEVDLHSDVADLAKLTSGEQHLIGRLVAFFATGDSIVANNLVLTLYKHINSPEARLYLSRQLFEEAVHVQFYLTLLDTCLPDPEDRAAAFAAVEKIPSIREKAAFCFKWMDSVEKLERLETKADRRRFVLNLICFAACIEGLFFYGAFAYVYWFRSRGLLHGLATGTNWVFRDETMHMSFAFEVVDTVRKEEPDLFDDELQRQVTDMLREAVAAELQFARDLCGDGLPGMNTESMRQYLECVADQRLSRLGFAPVYGSENPFSFMELQGVQELTNFFERRPSAYQVAVEGTVDLDEDF, encoded by the coding sequence ATGACCACCGAAGCCAAAAACCTGCTCGACCCGGGCTTCGAGCTGACTCTCCGCCCCATGCGCTACCCCGACTTCTACGAGCGCTACCGGGACGCCATCAAGAACACCTGGACCGTGGAGGAGGTCGACCTCCACTCGGACGTAGCCGACCTCGCGAAGCTGACGTCGGGTGAGCAGCATCTGATCGGGCGTCTGGTCGCGTTCTTCGCGACGGGCGACTCGATCGTGGCCAACAACCTGGTGCTGACCCTCTACAAGCACATCAACTCCCCCGAGGCACGGCTCTATCTGAGCCGCCAGCTCTTCGAGGAGGCCGTGCACGTCCAGTTCTATCTGACGCTGCTGGACACCTGTCTCCCCGACCCGGAGGACCGCGCCGCGGCCTTCGCGGCCGTGGAGAAGATCCCCTCCATCCGTGAGAAGGCCGCGTTCTGCTTCAAGTGGATGGACTCGGTGGAGAAGCTGGAGCGCCTGGAGACGAAGGCCGACCGGCGCCGCTTCGTGCTCAACCTCATCTGCTTCGCCGCGTGCATCGAGGGCCTGTTCTTCTACGGTGCCTTCGCCTACGTCTACTGGTTCCGCAGCCGGGGTCTGCTGCACGGTCTGGCCACCGGCACCAACTGGGTGTTCCGCGACGAGACGATGCACATGTCCTTCGCCTTCGAGGTGGTGGACACGGTCCGCAAGGAGGAGCCGGACCTCTTCGACGACGAGCTTCAGCGGCAGGTCACCGACATGCTGCGGGAGGCCGTCGCGGCCGAGCTGCAGTTCGCGCGCGACCTGTGCGGTGACGGCCTCCCGGGCATGAACACCGAGTCGATGCGGCAGTACCTGGAGTGCGTCGCCGACCAGCGGCTGAGCCGGCTCGGCTTCGCTCCGGTGTACGGCTCCGAGAACCCCTTCTCCTTCATGGAGCTGCAGGGGGTTCAGGAGCTGACCAACTTCTTCGAGCGGCGTCCCTCGGCGTACCAGGTGGCGGTGGAGGGCACCGTCGACCTGGACGAGGACTTCTGA
- a CDS encoding ribonucleoside-diphosphate reductase subunit alpha: MTIAPAEPDSATRLETVGPGAALLRTLTELTADLPDTDPGRVAAAALRGRSTRADETELRELATEAAAGLISEDPAYSRLAARLLTLSIRAEAASQGVTSFTGSVAVGHREGLIADRTAAFVRLHAERLDALVDPSADDRFGYFGLRTLHSRYLLRHPITRKVVETPQHFMLRVAAGLAEDESSRSVDEVAALYGLMSRLDYLPSSPTLFNSGTRHPQMSSCYLLDSPLDELDSLYDRYHQVARLSKHAGGIGLSYSRIRSRGSLIRGTNGHSNGIVPFLKTLDASVAAVNQGGRRKGAAAVYLETWHFDIEEFLELRDNTGEDARRTHNLNLAHWIPDEFMRRVDADGQWSLFSPSDVPELVDLWGAEFDAVYRKAEADGLAKKTIPARDLYGRMMRTLAQTGNGWMTFKDAANRTANQTAEPGHVVHSSNLCTEILEVTDDGETAVCNLGSVNLGAFVVDGDIDWERLDETVRTAVTFLDRVVDINFYPTEQAGRSNAKWRPVGLGAMGLQDVFFKLRLPFDSPEARALSTRIAERIMLAAYEASADLAERSGPLPAWEKTRSARGVLHPDHYGAELAWPERWAALRERIAAVGMRNSLLLAIAPTATIASIAGVYECIEPQVSNLFKRETLSGEFLQVNSYLVRDLKELGVWDARTREALRDSGGSVQDFAWIPADVRALYRTAWEIPQRGLIDMAADRTPFLDQSQSLNLFMETPTIGKLSSMYAYAWKQGLKTTYYLRSRPATRIARAAQAQTTVPVQQVADPDAVACSLENPESCEACQ, from the coding sequence GTGACCATCGCGCCAGCCGAACCGGATTCAGCGACCCGCCTGGAGACCGTCGGTCCCGGTGCCGCGCTGCTGCGGACCCTGACCGAGCTGACCGCCGACCTGCCCGACACCGACCCCGGCCGCGTCGCCGCCGCCGCGCTGCGCGGACGGTCCACCCGGGCGGACGAGACGGAGCTGCGCGAGCTGGCCACGGAGGCGGCGGCCGGCCTCATCTCCGAGGACCCGGCCTACTCCCGGCTGGCCGCCCGGCTGCTGACCCTCTCCATCCGCGCCGAGGCCGCCTCGCAGGGCGTGACGTCCTTCACCGGGTCCGTCGCCGTGGGGCACCGCGAGGGGCTGATCGCCGACCGCACCGCCGCGTTCGTACGGCTGCACGCCGAGCGGCTCGACGCCCTGGTCGACCCGTCGGCCGACGACCGCTTCGGCTACTTCGGCCTGCGCACCCTGCACAGCCGCTATCTGCTGCGCCACCCCATCACCCGCAAGGTCGTCGAGACGCCCCAGCACTTCATGCTGCGGGTCGCCGCGGGTCTCGCCGAGGACGAGTCCTCCCGCTCCGTCGACGAAGTCGCCGCGCTCTACGGGCTCATGAGCCGCCTCGACTATCTGCCCTCCTCCCCCACGCTCTTCAACTCCGGCACGCGGCACCCCCAGATGTCGTCCTGCTACCTCCTCGACTCCCCGCTGGACGAGCTGGACTCCCTCTACGACCGCTACCACCAGGTGGCCCGGCTCTCGAAGCACGCCGGTGGCATCGGGCTGTCGTACTCCCGCATCCGCAGCCGTGGTTCGCTGATCCGCGGCACCAACGGGCACTCCAACGGCATCGTCCCGTTCCTGAAGACCCTCGACGCCTCCGTCGCCGCCGTGAACCAGGGCGGCCGGCGCAAGGGCGCGGCCGCGGTCTACCTGGAGACCTGGCACTTTGACATCGAGGAGTTCCTGGAGCTGCGCGACAACACCGGTGAGGACGCCCGGCGTACGCACAACCTCAACCTCGCGCACTGGATCCCGGACGAGTTCATGCGCCGGGTCGACGCCGACGGGCAGTGGTCGCTGTTCTCCCCGTCGGACGTGCCGGAGCTGGTGGACCTGTGGGGCGCGGAGTTCGACGCCGTGTACCGCAAGGCGGAGGCGGACGGGCTCGCGAAGAAGACCATTCCCGCCCGTGACCTCTACGGCCGCATGATGCGCACCCTGGCGCAGACCGGCAACGGCTGGATGACCTTCAAGGACGCCGCCAACCGCACCGCCAACCAGACGGCCGAGCCGGGCCATGTCGTCCACTCCTCCAACCTCTGCACGGAGATCCTGGAGGTCACGGACGACGGGGAGACGGCGGTCTGCAACCTGGGGTCGGTCAACCTCGGCGCGTTCGTCGTCGACGGGGACATCGACTGGGAGCGGCTGGACGAGACGGTCCGCACGGCCGTCACCTTCCTCGACCGTGTCGTCGACATCAACTTCTACCCGACCGAGCAGGCCGGCCGGTCCAACGCCAAGTGGCGTCCCGTCGGCCTCGGCGCGATGGGGCTGCAGGACGTCTTCTTCAAGCTGCGGCTGCCGTTCGACTCGCCCGAGGCGCGCGCCCTGTCGACCCGGATCGCCGAGCGGATCATGCTCGCCGCGTACGAGGCCTCCGCCGACCTCGCCGAGCGGAGCGGCCCGCTCCCGGCCTGGGAGAAGACCCGCAGCGCCAGGGGCGTCCTGCACCCCGACCACTACGGCGCGGAACTCGCCTGGCCGGAGCGCTGGGCCGCCCTGCGCGAGCGGATCGCCGCCGTCGGCATGCGCAACTCGCTGCTCCTCGCGATCGCGCCGACCGCCACGATCGCCTCGATCGCGGGCGTGTACGAGTGCATCGAGCCGCAGGTCTCCAACCTGTTCAAGCGCGAGACCCTGTCGGGAGAGTTCCTCCAGGTCAACTCGTACCTGGTGAGGGACCTCAAGGAGCTCGGCGTCTGGGACGCCCGCACCCGTGAGGCGCTGCGCGACTCGGGCGGCTCGGTGCAGGACTTCGCGTGGATCCCGGCCGACGTACGGGCGCTGTACCGTACGGCGTGGGAGATCCCGCAGCGCGGGCTGATCGACATGGCCGCGGACCGGACCCCGTTCCTCGACCAGTCGCAGTCCCTGAACCTCTTCATGGAGACGCCGACCATCGGCAAGCTCTCCTCGATGTACGCGTACGCCTGGAAGCAGGGTCTGAAGACGACGTACTACCTGCGCTCGCGCCCGGCGACCCGCATCGCCCGCGCCGCCCAGGCGCAGACCACCGTCCCCGTCCAGCAGGTCGCCGACCCCGACGCCGTCGCCTGCTCCCTTGAGAACCCCGAGTCCTGCGAGGCCTGCCAGTAA
- a CDS encoding GNAT family N-acetyltransferase, protein MDIEIRRTAPDEYGTLGEITAQAYLQDGLLDFGESDGYLGELRDVAKRAAAAEVLAAVADGELLGGVTFVPAGGPMADIARAGEAEIRMLAVGHAARSRGVGEALVRACVDRARATPGCVRVVLSTQRSMRAAHRIYERMGFVRTPERDWNPLPHLDDITLLTYELTL, encoded by the coding sequence ATGGACATCGAGATCAGGCGGACGGCCCCGGACGAGTACGGCACCCTGGGCGAGATCACCGCCCAGGCCTATCTCCAGGACGGCCTCCTCGACTTCGGGGAGAGCGACGGGTACCTCGGCGAGCTCAGAGACGTGGCCAAGCGCGCGGCCGCCGCGGAGGTACTGGCCGCCGTGGCGGACGGCGAACTGCTCGGCGGCGTCACCTTCGTACCGGCGGGCGGGCCCATGGCCGACATCGCCCGCGCCGGAGAGGCCGAGATACGGATGCTCGCGGTCGGCCACGCGGCACGCAGTCGCGGCGTCGGGGAGGCCCTGGTGCGCGCCTGTGTCGATCGCGCGCGGGCCACACCGGGCTGCGTACGGGTCGTGCTGTCCACCCAGCGCTCCATGCGGGCCGCCCATCGCATCTACGAACGCATGGGCTTCGTCCGCACACCAGAGCGGGACTGGAATCCCCTCCCCCACCTCGACGACATCACACTCCTCACCTACGAGTTGACGCTCTGA